One genomic segment of uncultured Desulfobacter sp. includes these proteins:
- a CDS encoding acylneuraminate cytidylyltransferase family protein, producing MSGILIAIPARSGSKAVVDKNIRPLGEHPLIAYSIAAAKLVPKIDRIIVSTDSVQYAQVSQAYGAEVPFLRPAELSGDNNTDYEWVKHLLAWLKEHDNYQPNIVVHLRATTPFREPAVIEQAISTFLDQTEANALRSSHLMSQSSYKTLEVENGYYKTLCSGLYNLDEVNRPRQEFPATYDPNGYVDIYKTSYILANGRLLGNKVFAFETPKSAEVDTIEDFHYLEFLLSRNPHFSNRLFDVN from the coding sequence ATGTCAGGAATACTAATCGCCATTCCTGCACGATCTGGATCTAAAGCCGTAGTTGATAAGAATATTCGTCCCCTTGGTGAGCACCCCTTGATTGCTTACAGTATTGCAGCAGCCAAGCTGGTCCCAAAGATTGATCGAATTATTGTTTCCACGGATTCAGTGCAATATGCTCAAGTCTCACAAGCTTATGGGGCTGAGGTCCCGTTTCTCCGCCCGGCAGAATTATCAGGAGATAACAATACTGATTATGAGTGGGTTAAGCATTTGCTGGCATGGCTCAAGGAACACGATAACTATCAACCCAACATCGTCGTTCACCTGCGGGCAACCACACCATTTCGGGAACCGGCTGTTATTGAACAAGCAATTTCGACCTTTCTCGATCAAACTGAAGCCAATGCTTTAAGATCAAGTCATTTGATGTCTCAATCTTCATACAAAACCCTGGAAGTGGAAAATGGCTATTATAAAACCTTATGTTCCGGGTTATACAACCTTGATGAAGTTAACCGGCCCAGACAGGAGTTTCCAGCGACATATGATCCAAATGGTTATGTGGACATATACAAAACTTCTTATATATTAGCTAACGGCAGGTTACTTGGAAATAAAGTTTTCGCTTTTGAAACACCTAAAAGTGCTGAGGTTGATACTATTGAAGATTTCCATTATCTGGAATTTCTTTTATCAAGAAACCCACACTTTTCCAATAGGTTATTCGATGTAAATTAA
- a CDS encoding N-acetylneuraminate synthase family protein yields MMSKKNVFIIAEIGINHNGDIEIAKKLIDVAINCGCDAVKFQKRTINNVYSQKELDSLRESPWGTTFREQKEGLEFGQKGYDEIDRYCKEKKCIWFASAWDIESQKFLRQYDLKYNKIASAMLVYDDFLREVASERKHTFISTGMSELKHIDKAVDIFREANCSYELMHCVSTYPMNDTDANLNCIKTLRDRYNCDVGYSGHEVGLAVSYAATAMGISSLERHITLGRAMYGSDQAASVEPGGLRSLVGAVRKIEKAMGNGIIQITDKEVPVAEKLRSHIP; encoded by the coding sequence ATGATGAGCAAAAAAAATGTCTTTATAATCGCTGAAATCGGAATAAATCACAATGGAGATATAGAAATAGCTAAAAAACTTATTGATGTCGCAATTAATTGTGGATGCGATGCTGTAAAATTTCAGAAAAGGACTATTAACAATGTCTACTCCCAAAAAGAACTGGACTCCTTGAGAGAAAGTCCTTGGGGAACAACATTCCGCGAACAGAAGGAAGGTTTGGAATTTGGGCAAAAAGGGTATGATGAAATTGACCGTTATTGCAAGGAAAAAAAATGTATATGGTTCGCCTCCGCCTGGGATATTGAAAGTCAGAAGTTCCTGCGTCAATATGACCTGAAATATAATAAAATTGCATCGGCAATGCTTGTATACGATGATTTCTTGCGAGAAGTTGCATCCGAACGGAAGCATACCTTTATTTCCACTGGAATGAGCGAGTTAAAACACATAGACAAAGCGGTTGATATTTTCCGTGAAGCCAATTGCTCTTATGAATTAATGCATTGTGTTTCGACTTATCCTATGAATGATACCGATGCTAATTTAAATTGTATAAAAACCTTAAGAGACCGATACAATTGCGATGTCGGTTATAGCGGGCATGAGGTTGGGTTAGCGGTTTCTTATGCAGCAACAGCAATGGGAATTAGTTCACTTGAAAGACACATTACCCTGGGACGTGCAATGTACGGCTCAGATCAGGCTGCCTCGGTTGAGCCAGGTGGGTTACGTTCTTTGGTCGGAGCAGTAAGAAAAATTGAAAAGGCCATGGGAAACGGCATTATCCAAATCACCGATAAAGAAGTACCAGTTGCTGAGAAACTGCGTTCCCATATTCCTTGA
- a CDS encoding radical SAM protein: MRVLLVVYDNGSLVTYFPQGTAYIAAVLRQNDIDVEIYFQDLHHYPDEHLTEYLDKNRFDAIGLGIIGGYYQYRKLLSLSKAINCSKNRPFYIIGGHGPTPEPEYFFEKTNADVIVIGEGEETIIELLNAHHKHKKLSSVKGIAYRDGNKTIVNPRRNLIENIDNIPMPAYELFPIEFYRLVKESKATSTDFSLPVLSGRGCPYSCNFCYRMDKGFRPRSNESIVAELSFLKEKYRINYIIFSDELLMSSKSRTESICKAIIKAKLNIKWWCNGRLNYAEPALLKLMKKSGCVFINYGIEAVDDQILKNMNKALTVKQIIRGTETTLAAGISPGLNIIWGNIGENLETLQKGVDFLLKYNDGSEMRTIRPVTPYPGSPLYYYAIEKGLLKNCRDFYENKHVNSDLLAVNFTNLTDEEFHHALLEANTVLIKDYFKKKLKWNLKTAQSLYLENDVSFRGFRQL, translated from the coding sequence ATGAGAGTTCTTTTAGTAGTATATGATAATGGATCTCTGGTGACTTACTTCCCCCAAGGCACTGCTTATATCGCCGCCGTACTGCGCCAAAATGATATTGATGTAGAAATCTATTTTCAGGATTTGCACCATTACCCAGATGAGCACTTGACCGAATACCTTGACAAAAATCGTTTTGACGCAATCGGTTTAGGTATTATTGGCGGTTATTATCAATACCGAAAACTACTGTCCCTTTCCAAGGCAATCAATTGTTCTAAAAATCGACCATTTTATATCATAGGAGGCCATGGACCCACTCCAGAACCGGAATATTTTTTTGAAAAAACCAATGCAGATGTGATAGTTATCGGTGAAGGAGAAGAAACTATCATAGAATTGTTAAATGCGCATCATAAGCACAAAAAATTATCAAGCGTTAAAGGAATTGCCTACAGGGATGGAAATAAAACCATTGTGAATCCTCGTCGAAACCTTATTGAAAACATTGATAACATCCCCATGCCAGCCTACGAATTATTCCCCATTGAATTCTACCGCTTAGTCAAAGAATCCAAGGCAACTTCAACGGATTTTTCGTTGCCGGTTCTATCTGGAAGAGGATGTCCATATTCCTGTAATTTCTGTTATAGAATGGATAAGGGGTTCCGGCCAAGAAGCAACGAAAGTATAGTTGCAGAACTCTCTTTTCTTAAGGAAAAATATCGTATTAATTATATAATTTTTTCAGATGAATTGTTAATGTCTTCAAAAAGCAGAACCGAATCTATATGCAAGGCCATTATTAAGGCCAAACTAAACATAAAATGGTGGTGTAACGGACGTTTGAACTACGCCGAACCGGCACTGCTAAAATTGATGAAAAAATCCGGATGCGTTTTTATAAATTACGGTATTGAAGCTGTGGATGATCAAATTCTTAAAAACATGAATAAGGCATTGACTGTAAAACAGATCATCCGGGGAACTGAAACCACACTTGCCGCAGGGATTTCCCCTGGACTTAATATCATCTGGGGAAATATCGGTGAAAACCTGGAAACATTACAAAAAGGAGTTGATTTTCTCCTGAAATACAATGACGGCTCTGAAATGCGAACGATCAGGCCTGTAACGCCATATCCAGGAAGTCCTTTATATTACTATGCCATTGAAAAGGGACTTCTCAAAAATTGCCGTGATTTTTACGAAAATAAACATGTCAATTCAGATCTTCTGGCTGTCAATTTTACCAACTTAACAGATGAAGAATTTCATCACGCGCTGCTTGAAGCCAATACCGTGCTAATAAAAGATTATTTTAAGAAGAAATTAAAATGGAACCTGAAGACGGCTCAATCTCTATATTTAGAAAATGATGTTTCTTTCAGAGGGTTCAGGCAATTGTAA
- a CDS encoding glycosyltransferase: MKLTDKSYKDIINKNKKIVCFGGGKAFKDFVAAFETDGILNYIDAIVDNNKDLTNTYIKFHNHKIMVISMDTFVTNEKYLDYEYIITTTYFREIIAQINTYKIFNGKECYYYGLVLSNSDNSYHTEYLPDTLRITDTPIIPKTIHYCWFGRGNKTKLNLNCIDSWKKHCPDYDIIEWSEDNYDVSKNEFMRNAYQNKQWAYVSDVARIDIMYNYGGIYLDTDVTIVRSLDELLYQKAFMGIDVSKRIVLVGFGAIKKMPIFMKLYKAYCNTEFSLKSVINKEIVLPNFTKKYFKNLGYINNGKYQKLGDIAVYPERVLSGFNPRTGKQRITEDTFMMHLHEGSWAQKESQRLRKNWDVLNSIHPKNR; this comes from the coding sequence ATGAAACTGACTGACAAAAGCTACAAAGATATTATTAACAAAAATAAAAAAATTGTTTGTTTTGGAGGCGGCAAGGCATTCAAAGACTTTGTTGCTGCATTTGAAACTGACGGTATACTGAATTATATTGATGCAATTGTAGATAATAATAAAGATTTAACTAATACATATATTAAATTCCATAATCATAAAATAATGGTTATAAGCATGGATACTTTTGTGACCAATGAGAAATATTTAGATTATGAATATATAATTACAACAACATACTTCAGAGAGATAATCGCTCAGATAAATACTTATAAAATTTTTAATGGGAAAGAATGCTATTATTATGGTTTGGTATTATCAAATAGTGACAATAGTTATCATACTGAATACCTGCCTGATACATTAAGAATAACAGACACCCCCATAATTCCTAAAACAATACATTATTGCTGGTTTGGCAGAGGAAATAAGACAAAACTTAACTTAAACTGCATCGACTCATGGAAAAAGCACTGCCCGGATTATGACATTATAGAATGGTCAGAAGATAATTATGATGTAAGTAAAAATGAATTCATGAGAAATGCATATCAAAACAAACAATGGGCCTATGTATCTGATGTAGCAAGAATAGATATTATGTACAATTATGGAGGGATTTACCTCGATACCGATGTTACGATAGTGCGAAGCTTAGATGAGTTATTATATCAAAAAGCGTTTATGGGCATAGATGTATCAAAAAGAATTGTGTTGGTAGGATTTGGGGCTATTAAAAAAATGCCTATATTTATGAAATTGTATAAAGCATATTGCAATACTGAATTTTCTCTTAAGTCGGTTATAAATAAGGAAATAGTACTTCCTAATTTTACAAAAAAATATTTCAAAAATTTGGGCTATATTAACAATGGAAAGTATCAAAAACTGGGAGATATAGCAGTTTATCCTGAAAGAGTATTATCTGGATTTAATCCGAGAACCGGAAAACAGCGAATCACAGAAGATACATTTATGATGCATTTACATGAGGGGTCATGGGCTCAAAAAGAAAGCCAGAGGTTAAGAAAAAATTGGGACGTTTTGAATAGTATTCATCCCAAAAATCGGTGA
- a CDS encoding IS1634 family transposase: MDSTSKDQEIFNKDKLQIITERVDDVPLLIAQMVRMGIPEIIDRHIPRHGNQRDLSWGWTTAIWMAYILTEGDHRKVSMSEYVKEMQHTLLRIAGRPIAALDFSDDRLAHLLKHLSNREYWSKIEDDFNKHSIEVYDLKPETIRCDATTVSADQAITEEGLVQFGHSKDNAKLPQIKLMSAALDPLGMPLASDVVSGEKADDGLYIPLINRVSDSLKKNGLLFSGDCKMSALETRAYLISSGHHYLCPLPLTGKTVDEMKTWINEGISKDQEKTLIPVFRENYKGIVVLAAKGYEFSRIQTFQKEVEEITWQERVFVVHSPAHARQQSAGLDIRLTKAKEKLEKLTPLPGRGRRQITDEAELVAAIAKIVKAHNVEDLLEVQFEKQVEQKMKYVGKGRGALNRETIVVEKVRYQITSVEKNQEKMADEKTRFGWKAFVTEMDFDKLSLHDAILSYRNEYRVERIFGRLKSRLNIAPLFVKKDDQIEGMTYLLTLCVRVLTLIEFVVRRSLKEEKTELPDMHPENRKKTTAKPSAERILKAFSKVNLTIICDMAGNIIMRSLKPLSNLQKQIIQKLELDSFIYTQLEI, from the coding sequence ATGGATTCGACATCAAAAGATCAAGAGATTTTCAACAAAGACAAACTTCAGATTATCACGGAACGAGTGGATGATGTGCCTTTGCTCATAGCACAAATGGTCAGAATGGGTATCCCGGAAATTATAGACAGACATATTCCAAGACATGGAAATCAAAGAGACCTTAGCTGGGGATGGACCACAGCCATATGGATGGCCTATATTCTGACTGAAGGCGACCACCGCAAGGTATCAATGAGTGAATATGTGAAAGAAATGCAACATACGTTGCTTCGCATAGCAGGGCGGCCAATAGCGGCGTTGGATTTCAGTGATGATCGTTTAGCCCATCTTTTGAAACATTTAAGCAATCGTGAATACTGGTCAAAGATAGAAGATGATTTCAATAAACATTCAATAGAGGTGTATGATCTGAAGCCTGAAACAATCAGATGTGATGCAACGACTGTGAGTGCGGATCAGGCAATCACAGAAGAGGGATTGGTTCAGTTTGGTCATAGCAAAGACAATGCGAAGTTACCTCAGATAAAATTGATGAGTGCGGCCTTGGACCCTTTGGGAATGCCGTTGGCTTCTGACGTCGTTTCTGGTGAAAAAGCCGACGATGGATTATATATTCCGCTAATAAACCGCGTCAGTGACAGTCTTAAAAAAAATGGATTATTGTTCTCAGGTGATTGTAAAATGAGTGCACTGGAGACCCGGGCTTATTTGATATCGTCAGGGCATCATTATTTATGCCCGCTGCCCTTGACCGGTAAAACTGTTGATGAAATGAAAACATGGATCAATGAAGGCATTTCCAAAGATCAGGAAAAAACCTTGATCCCTGTGTTTAGAGAAAACTATAAAGGGATAGTGGTTCTGGCAGCCAAAGGATATGAGTTCAGCCGCATTCAGACTTTTCAAAAAGAGGTTGAAGAAATAACCTGGCAGGAGCGGGTGTTCGTGGTTCATTCCCCTGCTCATGCCAGGCAACAATCAGCCGGTCTCGATATTCGGTTGACAAAAGCTAAAGAAAAACTTGAAAAATTAACTCCTTTACCGGGGCGAGGCAGACGTCAAATAACCGATGAGGCTGAACTTGTTGCGGCTATTGCCAAAATAGTCAAAGCCCATAACGTTGAGGATCTACTGGAAGTCCAGTTTGAAAAACAGGTAGAACAAAAAATGAAGTATGTCGGTAAAGGAAGGGGTGCCCTTAACCGGGAAACCATCGTTGTAGAGAAAGTTCGTTATCAGATTACTTCTGTTGAAAAAAATCAGGAAAAAATGGCTGATGAAAAAACCCGGTTCGGCTGGAAAGCATTCGTCACAGAGATGGATTTTGATAAGCTTTCCCTGCATGATGCTATTTTGTCATATAGAAATGAATATCGAGTTGAACGTATCTTCGGCAGGCTAAAAAGTCGCCTCAACATAGCTCCGTTGTTTGTTAAAAAAGATGATCAGATTGAAGGTATGACATATCTACTCACCCTGTGTGTAAGGGTGCTGACTCTTATAGAATTTGTTGTTCGACGCTCATTGAAAGAAGAAAAGACTGAACTACCTGATATGCATCCTGAAAATCGTAAAAAGACTACAGCCAAACCTTCTGCGGAAAGAATCTTAAAGGCTTTTTCGAAAGTTAACCTTACTATTATATGCGACATGGCAGGAAATATTATTATGCGTTCATTGAAACCATTATCGAATTTGCAAAAACAAATTATCCAAAAGTTGGAATTAGACTCTTTTATTTATACGCAACTTGAAATTTAG
- a CDS encoding transposase produces MNTTLTGVQNQITNSEQIGVLSDYFAKFKIGTLLNRSGIVKTKGASPLAIFTALFNLAFHNENLYQGIVKNKKVEVDKDAAYNFLNSPTYNWRRFTLHLCRRIYFIIRKLLDDSSEEVLIFDDSTYSRNRSKKVELLSRVFDHTDMKYIKGFRMLTLGWSDGNSFLGLDFALLSSADKKNRYNEINPDIDKRTCGYHRRQEAVTKTTAHLVPMVKRALDMGVRAKYVLMDSWFSMPSAIADLREHIHVICMLKDHPKWLYEYQGKKLRLSELYGKLKKKRGRAKIKAQAIVTLSNGKQAKIIFVSCDKKRGWLALLSTDLSLPNEEVIRLYGKRWDIEVFFKMCKQHLKLAKEIQIRNYDGLIAHTSLVIARYNMLSLYQRQCMDQRSFGELFRACNDEMTNLSFMVSLERIMRLALVNIRRLFDFTEHMVQEMLDLVMGQALKYFGFSSEIEELSGVQIYSSES; encoded by the coding sequence ATGAATACTACACTTACCGGCGTACAAAATCAAATAACAAATTCAGAACAGATTGGCGTACTCAGTGATTACTTTGCAAAATTCAAAATCGGTACGTTATTGAATCGATCAGGAATCGTTAAAACCAAAGGAGCATCACCGCTTGCCATTTTCACAGCCTTATTTAACCTGGCATTTCACAACGAAAATTTATACCAGGGCATTGTGAAAAACAAAAAAGTTGAGGTCGATAAGGACGCTGCTTACAATTTTCTGAACTCTCCGACATATAACTGGCGGCGGTTTACCCTTCATCTTTGCCGCCGGATTTATTTTATCATTAGAAAGCTTCTTGATGATTCTTCCGAAGAAGTTCTTATTTTTGACGATTCTACCTATAGCAGAAACCGTTCTAAAAAAGTCGAGCTTTTATCCCGGGTGTTTGATCATACAGATATGAAGTACATCAAAGGATTCCGGATGCTGACCCTTGGCTGGTCTGACGGTAACAGTTTTCTTGGACTTGATTTTGCCCTTTTATCATCTGCAGACAAAAAGAATCGATACAATGAAATCAATCCTGATATTGATAAAAGGACCTGCGGATATCATCGCCGCCAGGAAGCGGTTACAAAAACCACAGCCCATCTCGTACCGATGGTAAAAAGAGCCCTTGATATGGGTGTCCGGGCTAAGTATGTTTTAATGGACAGTTGGTTTTCGATGCCATCAGCAATAGCAGATTTGCGGGAACACATACACGTCATATGCATGCTGAAAGATCATCCAAAATGGCTTTATGAATATCAAGGCAAAAAGCTTAGGCTGTCCGAACTCTATGGAAAATTGAAGAAAAAAAGAGGACGGGCAAAAATCAAGGCCCAAGCCATTGTTACTCTTTCCAACGGCAAGCAGGCAAAAATTATTTTTGTTTCCTGTGATAAAAAACGAGGCTGGCTTGCACTCCTGTCGACAGATCTGTCCCTCCCTAATGAAGAAGTCATTCGGCTGTACGGCAAACGCTGGGATATTGAAGTCTTTTTCAAAATGTGCAAGCAACACCTGAAATTGGCAAAAGAAATACAAATTAGGAACTACGATGGCCTGATCGCTCATACATCTCTTGTCATTGCCAGATACAACATGCTCAGCCTTTATCAGCGGCAATGTATGGATCAAAGGTCATTCGGGGAACTCTTCAGGGCCTGTAATGATGAGATGACCAATCTTTCTTTTATGGTCTCTTTGGAGCGGATCATGCGCTTAGCTCTGGTAAATATTCGGCGACTATTTGATTTTACCGAGCATATGGTACAGGAGATGCTTGATCTGGTGATGGGTCAAGCTCTCAAGTATTTCGGTTTTTCAAGTGAGATTGAGGAATTATCGGGGGTGCAAATTTACTCCTCCGAAAGTTGA
- a CDS encoding glycosyltransferase, producing the protein MSREIMVSICCLTYNHHKYIAKTLDSFLMQKTMFPFEIIVHDDASTDDTPKIVMKYAEKYPKIIKLIVQETNQFSQGEVFSIYSKYIFPQVKGKYVAFCEGDDYWIDSQKLQIQFEYMESHPNCSLAVHNVYREDESTGRRVLNHQNITTGAYQGESALSIFISLPHTTAMFCRFEYFKNIPEYFFQAPVPDYPMYFHCLTKGSLYYSENIMSVYRCLHSTSWTHNMRTNNVNNQIHAIKMLYLFETFNERTQGAFWVPLLKRIKQYRMAILMMEAYGFDESVEQLYKRLDPNRMYTEQIRKLKSLAKNLSFAPIIENIKTAYLNGKKIFIYGAGRYGEMVFKTLTNNGINITGFLVTDGYKKNEMYLDVPIYYRSELPCNPEKTCILLALKPEYAQEVVRYCTQMDVWYPFRSLLVMSPPKKKDHSIKWKV; encoded by the coding sequence ATGAGCAGAGAAATTATGGTTTCTATCTGTTGTCTTACGTATAACCATCATAAATATATTGCGAAGACATTGGACAGTTTTTTAATGCAAAAAACTATGTTTCCATTTGAAATAATTGTACACGATGATGCTTCTACAGATGACACACCAAAGATTGTAATGAAATATGCAGAAAAATACCCTAAAATTATAAAGTTGATTGTGCAAGAGACAAACCAGTTCTCCCAAGGTGAAGTATTTAGTATTTATTCTAAATATATATTTCCACAAGTCAAAGGAAAGTACGTAGCATTTTGTGAAGGTGATGATTATTGGATTGACAGCCAAAAACTGCAAATTCAGTTTGAATACATGGAAAGTCATCCGAATTGTTCGTTAGCGGTTCACAATGTATATCGTGAAGATGAATCAACCGGCAGAAGAGTATTAAATCATCAAAATATAACTACGGGGGCGTATCAAGGTGAAAGCGCATTATCTATATTTATTTCACTGCCCCATACAACAGCCATGTTTTGCAGATTTGAATATTTTAAAAATATTCCGGAGTATTTCTTCCAGGCACCGGTTCCAGATTATCCCATGTATTTTCACTGCCTAACCAAAGGCAGTCTGTATTATTCTGAAAACATCATGTCGGTATACAGATGTTTACATTCAACTTCATGGACTCACAATATGCGAACTAATAATGTAAATAATCAAATTCATGCGATCAAGATGCTATACTTATTTGAGACATTTAATGAGCGAACGCAGGGGGCGTTTTGGGTTCCTTTGTTAAAACGTATTAAGCAATATAGAATGGCAATTTTGATGATGGAAGCATATGGTTTTGATGAGTCCGTAGAACAATTGTACAAACGACTTGACCCTAATAGGATGTATACTGAACAAATAAGAAAATTGAAATCTTTGGCTAAAAATTTGAGTTTCGCACCCATAATTGAGAATATTAAAACCGCATATTTAAACGGGAAGAAAATTTTCATTTATGGGGCAGGGCGCTATGGTGAGATGGTTTTCAAAACATTAACTAATAATGGCATCAATATAACTGGTTTTCTTGTGACCGACGGATATAAAAAAAATGAAATGTACCTTGATGTTCCAATTTATTATCGCTCTGAGCTTCCCTGTAATCCTGAAAAAACTTGTATTCTCCTTGCACTAAAGCCGGAATATGCTCAAGAGGTTGTCAGATATTGTACCCAAATGGATGTATGGTATCCATTTCGAAGTTTATTAGTGATGAGCCCCCCCAAAAAAAAAGATCATTCGATTAAATGGAAAGTCTAA